In the genome of Entelurus aequoreus isolate RoL-2023_Sb linkage group LG15, RoL_Eaeq_v1.1, whole genome shotgun sequence, one region contains:
- the LOC133630098 gene encoding protein scribble homolog isoform X5, translating to MLKCIPLWRCNRHVESVEKRHCNLQAVPDEVFRYSRSLEELLLDANQLKELPKPFFRLLNLRKLGLSDNQIQRLPPEVANFMQLVELDISRNDIPEIPESIKFCRALEIADFSGNPLSRLPDGFTQLRILAHLALNEVSLQALPSDIGNLANLVTLELRENLLKSLPTSLSFLVKLEQLDLGSNELEVLPDTLGALPNLRELWLDRNQLSSLPPELGNLRRLVCLDVSENRLEELPSELNGLLALTDLLLTQNLLEVVPDSIGCLKQLSILKVDQNRLTHLTDSIGECENLTELVLTENLLQTLPRSLGKLKKLTNLNVDRNRLGAVPKDLGGCTSLNVLSLRDNRLGKLPAELADATELHVLDVAGNRLQNLPFALTNLNLKAMWLAENQSQPMLKFQTEDDERTGEKVLTCYLLPQQPSPSLENLLQNSVDDSWTDSNLNRVSVIQFQEETKAEDEDDEAAAERRGLQRRATPHPSELKVMKKVIEERRNEGFTSRPEGDDQLSDVQEKRLSDLSNQSHDSQLSDSTVSATSHEERREAVVPSQRHREDLVDGHSHQEEDDLDEMEVEYIEPTVHFAEEPIIRVNNEEDGEEGEGSDEDGERPPLPAEKQRLIRKDTPHYKKHFKITKLPKPETVAALLQGFSPDGLSSPTQAAEDEQDEEEEDTISTPLLCHRMEASELEDSRYHVNSSQVKGVSFDQVNNLLIEPARIEEEEHTLTILRQTGGLGISIAGGKGSTPYKGDDEGIFISRVSEDGPAAKAGVKVGDKLLEVNAVDLHEAEHHTAVEALRSSGTAVSMTVLRERMVEPENAITTTPLRPEDDYFPRERRSSGLAFNVEDGHKSGPLQRLSTCLNRNDKGLGFSIAGGKGSTPYRTGDTGIYISRIAEGGAAHRDSTLRVGDRVISINGVDMTEARHDQAVALLTGTSPTIALLVERDPNAPRSPGLSRQRAHSPPPPEPSDSPDQEEEGLPGNQLGQVDEYPIEEVTLVKSGGPLGLSIVGGSDHASHPFGINEPGVFISKVIPHGLACQSGLRVGDRILEVNAIDLRHATHQEAVRALLANKQEIQMLVRRDPSPPGMQEVVIHKQPGEKLGISIRGGAKGHAGNPFDPTDEGIFISKVSSSGAAARDGRLQVGMRILEVNNHSLLGMTHTEAVRVLRAIGDSLVMLVCDGFDPRNVTIVEPSPGIIANPFATGIVRKNSMESISSIDRDLSPEEMDIIQKESEMVRETSQWEKEEMEKVERMRLEREEATRLLEEETENIGTGPLKLDYKTLAALPTTSLQRINRTPSSEYTRTDSPVRDASYSPTIQPASIHFTSTPNSKDHLPSSTRPGAILPVGRVRPSASLATPEGNSPSPFQHGPSPFNSQTSDLYAVRNNFHPKQPSPESPSPSGKDSPEQRSFRDRQKYFEIDVKQQTPDKPKPRVSLVGEDDLKKMREEEERKFEQRAREYLLDEEDEDEDEDLSKHVAQMKVTGKVLLDGVEYNVEPVSTPSHLCSTPPSYCGSSGPSSVDGRGDTPRNSLEDSFRLEQRPNSMAGLIPVYGNESAAPIRTAKAERRHQERLRMQSPELATALEKDLSPAEKRALEAEKRAMWRAARMKSLEQDALKAQMVIAKSRDGKKRGTLDQLTESPSPAPTPSPTPIDELSPRGLTSPGRLSLSSKTFDYRQFAAIPSSKPVYDIQSPDAVDDLQFIDDASQHPVSAAGLEAEVSTSLPATSALEEMALYSNKRKLRQGRRSLETAVPT from the exons CCTTTCTTCAGACTACTGAACCTACGGAAGCTTGGCCTGAGTGACAATCAAATCCAGAGACTGCCTCCCGAGGTGGCCAACTTCATGCAGCTTGTGGAGCTGGACATATCCAGAAACG ACATTCCGGAGATCCCCGAGAGCATAAAATTTTGCCGGGCCTTGGAGATCGCAGACTTCAGTGGAAACCCCCTCTCTAG ATTGCCGGATGGTTTTACTCAACTGCGAATACTGGCTCACTTGGCGCTCAACGAGGTGTCATTGCAAGCTTTGCCCAGCGACATTGGAAA TCTGGCCAACCTGGTGACGCTGGAGCTGAGGGAGAACCTGCTTAAGTCCCTACCCAC GTCACTGTCTTTCCTGGTGAAACTGGAACAGCTGGACTTGGGGAGCAATGAACTGGAAGTGCTG CCAGACACCCTAGGTGCTTTGCCCAACCTGAGGGAGCTTTGGCTGGACCGGAACCAGCTGTCCTCGTTACCACCA GAGTTGGGGAACCTCCGGAGATTGGTGTGTCTGGACGTGTCTGAGAATCGTCTCGAGGAGCTTCCGTCTGAGCTCAACGGTCTCCTGGCTCTCACCGACCTGCTGCTCACACAGAACCTGCTGGAGGTCGTTCCTGACAGCATAG GCTGTCTGAAGCAACTTTCCATTCTGAAGGTGGACCAGAACAGACTGACTCACCTGACTGACTCCATAGGAGAGTGTGAAAATTTGACAGAACTCGTATTGACCGAGAACCTTCTCCAA ACACTTCCTCGCTCGCTGGGCAAGCTGAAGAAGCTGACCAACTTGAATGTAGACCGCAACCGCCTGGGCGCTGTGCCCAAAGACCTTGGGGGTTGCACCAGCCTCAATGTGCTATCGCTGAGAGACAACCGCTTGGGAAAACTGCCTGCCGAGCTCGCAGATGCTACGGAGCTGCACGTTCTGGATGTGGCCGGGAACAG ATTACAAAACCTGCCTTTTGCTTTGACCAACCTCAACTTAAAAGCCATGTGGCTGGCAGAGAACCAGTCGCAGCCCATGCTCAAGTTCCAGACCGAGGATGACGAACGCACAGGGGAGAAGGTGTTAACCTGCTATCTGCTGCCTCAGCAGCCTTCGCCTAGCCTCG AGAACCTGCTACAGAACAGCGTAGATGACAGCTGGACAGACAGCAACCTGAACAGAGTGTCGGTCATCCAGTTCCAGGAGGAGACCAAGGCCGAGGACGAGGATGATGAGGCCGCTGCAGAGCGTAGA GGCCTCCAGCGCCGAGCCACACCCCATCCTAGCGAGCTGAAGGTGATGAAGAAAGTAATCGAGGAGAGGCGGAATGAAGGCTTCACGTCTAGACCCGAGGGAGATGATCAGTTGTCTGATGTGCAG GAAAAACGTCTCAGTGACCTTTCCAATCAGAGCCATGATTCCCAGTTGTCCGACAGTACAGTGTCAGCCACCTCTCACGAAGAGAGACGGGAAGCTGTTGTTCCCTCCCAGAGACATAGAGAGGACCTTGTGGACGGTCACTCTCATCAGGAGGAGGACGACCTGGATGAAATGGAGGTGGAGTACATTGAG CCCACTGTGCACTTTGCAGAGGAGCCCATCATCCGCGTCAACAATGAGGAAGACGGTGAAGAAGGCGAGGGGAGCGACGAGGACGGCGAAAGGCCGCCCTTGCCTGCCGAGAAGCAACGTCTCATCAGGAAGGACACCCCGCACTACAAGAAGCACTTCAAGATCACCAAGTTGCCCAAGCCTGAGACGGTGGCGGCACTGCTGCAGGGCTTCAGCCCTGACGGCCTCAGCTCACCGACACAGGCCGCCGAGGACGAGCAGGACGAGGAGGAAGAGGACACCATTAGCACCCCTCTGCTCTGTCACAGAATGGAGGCATCGGAGCTGGAGGACAGCCGGTACCACGTTAATTCCAGCCAGGTCAAG GGGGTGTCATTTGATCAAGTCAATAATCTGCTGATTGAACCTGCTCGAATAGAGGAGGAAGAG CACACCTTAACCATCCTGCGCCAAACAGGCGGCCTCGGCATCAGCATCGCCGGCGGGAAAGGATCAACGCCATACAAGGGGGATGATGAG GGGATTTTCATCTCAAGAGTTTCAGAGGATGGTCCTGCAGCTAAAGCAGGAGTCAAAGTGGGAGACAAACTACTAGAG GTGAACGCTGTAGACCTTCACGAGGCTGAGCATCACACTGCCGTGGAAGCGCTCCGCAGCTCTGGTACGGCCGTATCCATGACGGTGTTGCGCGAGCGCATGGTGGAGCCGGAGAACGCCATCACCACCACACCGCTGAGGCCGGAAGATGACTACTTCCCACGGGAGAGACGCAGCAGCGGGCTAGCTTTCAATGTGGAGGATGGTCACAAGAGTGGGCCTCTACAGCGGCTTTCCACCTGTCTTAATCGAAATGACAAAGGGCTGGGATTCAGCATCGCTGGGGGCAAGGGCTCCACTCCCTACCGCACAGGGGACACA GGAATTTACATCTCTCGCATTGCAGAGGGGGGAGCAGCCCACAGGGACAGCACGCTACGCGTTGGTGACAGGGTCATCTCT ATCAATGGTGTAGACATGACAGAGGCCAGACATGACCAGGCAGTAGCGCTCCTTACTGGCACCTCACCCACAATCGCCCTCCTGGTGGAGCGAGACCCCAACGCACCACGTTCGCCGGGTCTGTCCCGGCAGCGAGCCCACTCCCCTCCGCCCCCAGAACCCTCGGACTCTCCGGACCAGGAAGAAGAGGGCCTTCCCGGAAACCAACTAGGCCAGGTGGATGAGTATCCCATCGAG GAAGTGACTTTGGTCAAGTCGGGCGGTCCTCTCGGCCTGAGCATCGTGGGAGGCAGTGACCACGCGAGCCACCCTTTTGGCATCAACGAACCTGGAGTGTTCATCTCAAAG GTGATTCCTCACGGCCTGGCGTGTCAGAGTGGGTTGCGTGTGGGCGACAGGATACTAGAGGTGAACGCTATCGACCTGCGTCACGCCACGCACCAAGAGGCTGTCCGTGCGCTGCTGGCCAACAAGCAGGAGATCCAAATGCTGGTACGCAGGGACCCTTCGCCGCCTGGCATGCAG GAAGTTGTAATCCATAAGCAGCCTGGGGAGAAGCTTGGCATCAGTATACGCGGTGGAGCCAAAGGTCACGCCGGAAACCCTTTTGACCCAACGGATGAGGGCATCTTTATATCTAAG GTGAGCTCAAGTGGCGCTGCTGCACGAGACGGCCGATTACAAGTGGGCATGCGCATCCTGGAGGTGAACAACCATAGCCTGCTGGGCATGACGCACACAGAGGCTGTGCGGGTACTCCGGGCCATTGGCGACTCCTTGGTGATGCTGGTGTGTGACGGCTTCGACCCGCGCAACGTGACTATTGTTGAG CCATCTCCTGGCATCATCGCAAACCCTTTTGCAACAGGCATCGTCCGTAAGAACAGTATGGAGAGTATCTCTTCTATAGACCGAGACCTGAGCCCAGAGGAGATGGACATCATACAAAAG GAGTCTGAGATGGTGCGAGAGACTTCGCAGTGGGAGAAAGAAGAGATGGAGAAAGTG GAGCGTATGCGTTTGGAGCGAGAGGAGGCAACTCGCCTGCTTGAAGAGGAGACTGAG AACATTGGCACTGGACCTTTAAAGCTGGACTATAAAACCCTGGCAGCACTACCCACAACCAGCTTGCAGAGGATCAATAGG ACACCTTCTTCTGAGTACACCAGGACAGACAGTCCAGTCAGAGATGCATCTTACTCTCCCACCATCCAACCG GCAAGCATTCATTTCACTTCCACCCCCAACAGCAAGGACCACCTTCCATCATCT ACACGGCCGGGTGCCATACTGCCGGTTGGGCGCGTGCGGCCAAGCGCCTCGCTGGCCACTCCGGAGGGCAACAGTCCCAGCCCCTTCCAGCATGGCCCCTCCCCCTTCAACTCCCAGACCTCT GACCTATATGCTGTAAGGAACAATTTCCATCCAAAGCAACCTTCTCCGGAG AGTCCGTCGCCCAGTGGCAAGGACAGCCCAGAGCAGCGCTCCTTCAGGGACAGACAGAAATACTTTGAGATCGACGTGAAGCAGCAGACGCCTGACAAGCCCAAACCTCGTGTTTCGCTCGTTGGGGAGGATGACCTGAAGAAAATGAGAGAGGAGGAAG AGCGTAAGTTTGAGCAGCGTGCGCGGGAGTACCTACTGGACGAAGAAGACGAGGATGAGGACGAGGACCTGTCCAAGCATGTGGCGCAGATGAAGGTCACAGGCAAGGTGTTGCTGGACGGAGTGGAGTACAACGTGGAGCCGGTGTCTACGCCATCGCACTTGTGCTCCACGCCTCCCAGCTACTGTGGAAGTTCAGG GCCCTCGTCAGTAGATGGTAGAGGAGACACTCCGAGGAATTCACTGGAAGACAGCTTCAGACTGGAACAGCGACCCAACTCCATGGCTGG GCTGATCCCCGTCTACGGCAACGAGTCCGCAGCTCCCATCCGCACTGCCAAAGCGGAGCGCAGACACCAAGAAAGACTCCGCATGCAGAGTCCGGAACTGGCCACAGCCCTAGAAAAGGATCTCTCCCCGGCCGAGAAGCGAGCCCTGGAGGCGGAGAAGAGAGCCATGTGGAGAGCAGCACG GATGAAATCGCTGGAGCAGGACGCGCTCAAAGCCCAGATGGTCATCGCCAAGTCTCGGGACGGGAAGAAACGCGGAACGCTGGACCAACTGACGGAGTCGCCCTCACCGGCGCCCACACCCTCTCCCACCCCAATTGACG AGCTCAGTCCTCGAGGACTAACTTCTCCGGGCAGACTG TCCCTGTCGTCAAAGACGTTTGACTACCGACAGTTTGCCGCCATTCCTTCTTCCAAACCAGTATACGACATCCAG TCTCCTGACGCGGTGGACGACCTGCAATTCATTGATGACGCCTCCCAGCATCCAG